One stretch of Rosistilla oblonga DNA includes these proteins:
- a CDS encoding helix-turn-helix domain-containing protein, whose protein sequence is MRYAFRLAELLGHNPDRRRRPGTIKAIVEHTGLDRHQVASLLKNEAKYIPIEALSKLCDYLIDHGHATPAELPGALFAVRAEHFWELLARRRQLELCVGIRQGDVNDAPEQAWVVASDSVLMGALLNGVSTLGGSARHHAAGSSVNGSTKAEENPPQPERLLQTLVWSPGHVSTEETHLRANSVYESFSGAPGDKAMVCIGSVKSNPVAEVLFSEAFGCDPFVSQDDVEKASDRACPFFMRYRDFDPKPPSSTAGERLSKTEAADKPGLWVETDNGTWEWAGGGQNSDVALVFYIFREALGRLDMVLSGFTGRATRYLAKTLATRSEAFWPPVYEEPHVQIGAYIVEYETDGSKAKSEDLLMTNVSSAAKITPLSAKAIERRIVSNG, encoded by the coding sequence ATGCGTTATGCATTTCGCCTTGCAGAGCTCCTAGGGCATAATCCCGACCGCCGCCGTCGTCCGGGTACGATCAAGGCGATCGTTGAGCACACCGGCCTGGACAGGCATCAAGTTGCTTCGCTGCTGAAAAATGAAGCGAAATACATTCCAATCGAAGCGCTTTCGAAGCTCTGCGATTATCTGATCGACCATGGCCATGCGACGCCAGCCGAATTGCCGGGTGCGTTATTTGCCGTTCGTGCCGAACACTTCTGGGAATTGCTTGCCCGCCGGCGTCAGTTGGAACTATGCGTAGGAATCCGCCAGGGGGATGTTAACGACGCTCCCGAACAGGCTTGGGTCGTCGCATCCGACTCGGTTTTGATGGGCGCATTGCTCAACGGCGTCTCGACTCTCGGCGGATCGGCTCGCCACCACGCTGCCGGTTCGAGCGTCAACGGCAGCACCAAGGCGGAAGAGAATCCACCGCAACCCGAGCGTTTGCTGCAGACACTGGTCTGGAGTCCCGGGCACGTCTCGACCGAAGAGACTCACCTGCGTGCGAATTCGGTGTACGAATCGTTCTCCGGTGCCCCCGGCGACAAAGCGATGGTTTGCATCGGTAGCGTGAAGAGCAATCCGGTCGCCGAGGTGCTGTTCTCGGAAGCGTTTGGCTGCGACCCATTTGTTTCGCAAGACGACGTGGAAAAGGCTTCGGATCGCGCCTGTCCTTTCTTCATGCGATACCGCGACTTCGATCCCAAACCACCATCCTCTACAGCGGGGGAACGGCTGTCGAAAACCGAAGCTGCCGACAAGCCTGGCCTTTGGGTCGAGACCGACAACGGCACCTGGGAATGGGCCGGCGGCGGACAAAACTCCGACGTCGCCTTGGTCTTCTACATCTTCCGCGAAGCCTTGGGCCGATTGGACATGGTGCTCAGCGGATTCACCGGGCGAGCGACTCGCTACCTGGCGAAAACTCTGGCCACGCGCAGCGAAGCCTTCTGGCCACCGGTTTACGAAGAACCGCACGTTCAGATCGGTGCTTATATCGTCGAATACGAAACCGACGGTTCGAAGGCCAAGAGCGAAGACCTGTTGATGACCAACGTCTCCTCAGCAGCCAAGATCACGCCACTGTCGGCCAAAGCGATCGAGCGACGCATCGTCTCCAACGGCTAG
- a CDS encoding ThiF family adenylyltransferase, with product MTRSTRYARQIQFAPIAASGQARIAAARVLVLGVGALGTVAAELLARAGVGFLRLVDRDTVEWSNLQRQSLFEESDAELQVAKAAAAAARLTRINSEIEIEAEACDVDPGNILRLMSDIDLVIDATDNFPTRLLLNDAAVKLGKPWVHGGCVGAQGQVGFFRGVDRPCFRCVVPELPEAGSVATCDTAGVLNAATHTIASLQVGQAIQWIVSGNASLQGKLQSIDLWTSRTLQIEIGKSAQANCPLCQQRSFDFLNGDFAAQPIVLCGRNAVQIPGGRAVSIDRIADQWRETGEVHQNRFLVRLNVDPFEITLFADGRAIIAGTEEVAKARSLYAQYVGQ from the coding sequence ATGACTCGTTCGACACGATACGCACGCCAAATTCAATTCGCCCCGATCGCTGCCAGTGGGCAAGCGCGGATCGCCGCGGCGCGCGTGCTCGTGCTGGGAGTCGGTGCGTTGGGAACCGTCGCGGCGGAACTGTTGGCTCGCGCGGGCGTCGGATTTCTGCGGCTCGTCGATCGCGATACGGTCGAATGGAGCAATCTGCAACGGCAGTCGCTGTTCGAGGAATCGGACGCAGAATTGCAAGTCGCCAAAGCAGCGGCGGCCGCGGCGCGGCTGACACGAATCAACAGCGAGATCGAAATCGAGGCGGAGGCCTGCGACGTCGACCCAGGCAACATCTTGCGGCTGATGTCTGACATCGATCTGGTCATCGATGCAACCGACAACTTTCCGACGCGTTTGCTGTTGAACGACGCGGCGGTCAAGTTGGGCAAGCCGTGGGTTCACGGCGGATGCGTGGGAGCTCAAGGGCAGGTCGGATTCTTTCGCGGCGTCGATCGCCCCTGCTTCCGCTGCGTCGTCCCCGAACTGCCAGAAGCCGGATCGGTCGCGACCTGTGATACCGCGGGGGTTTTAAATGCCGCAACGCATACGATCGCTAGCCTGCAGGTCGGTCAAGCGATTCAGTGGATCGTCAGCGGAAACGCATCGCTGCAGGGAAAATTGCAATCGATCGACCTGTGGACCTCAAGAACGTTGCAAATCGAGATCGGTAAATCGGCCCAAGCCAACTGCCCGCTGTGCCAGCAGCGTTCGTTCGATTTCCTCAATGGCGACTTCGCCGCCCAACCGATCGTTCTATGTGGCCGCAACGCGGTGCAGATCCCCGGTGGGCGAGCGGTTTCGATCGATAGGATCGCCGACCAGTGGCGCGAGACCGGAGAGGTCCACCAGAACCGGTTCCTGGTTCGCTTAAACGTCGATCCCTTCGAGATCACGCTGTTCGCCGACGGAAGGGCAATCATCGCTGGAACCGAGGAGGTCGCCAAAGCGCGGTCGCTGTATGCCCAATACGTCGGTCAGTAG
- the msrA gene encoding peptide-methionine (S)-S-oxide reductase MsrA, with amino-acid sequence MNERAVLAGGCFWGMEDLFRKQPGVVATRVGYTGGDVPNATYRNHGQHAEAIEVIFDPSQTNFRKLLEFFFQVHDPTTPNRQGNDIGSSYRSAIYYTNDDQKRVAIETIADVDASGIWPGQVVTEVEPAGDFWEAEPEHQDYLLRNPNGYTCHFLRPDWVLPQRPEASQ; translated from the coding sequence ATGAATGAGCGAGCAGTATTGGCAGGCGGGTGCTTCTGGGGAATGGAAGACTTGTTCCGCAAACAGCCTGGCGTCGTCGCGACTCGCGTCGGTTACACCGGTGGTGATGTTCCCAACGCAACCTATCGCAATCATGGTCAACACGCCGAAGCGATCGAAGTCATCTTCGATCCCAGCCAAACGAACTTCCGCAAGCTGTTGGAGTTTTTCTTCCAAGTCCATGATCCCACGACGCCCAACCGCCAGGGAAACGACATCGGCAGCTCCTACCGTTCGGCGATCTACTACACCAACGACGATCAAAAACGGGTTGCAATCGAGACGATCGCCGACGTCGACGCGTCGGGAATCTGGCCCGGCCAAGTTGTCACCGAGGTGGAACCGGCGGGCGATTTCTGGGAAGCCGAACCGGAGCACCAGGATTATCTGTTGCGGAATCCCAACGGATACACCTGCCACTTCCTGCGTCCCGATTGGGTGCTGCCGCAACGCCCCGAAGCGTCTCAATAA
- a CDS encoding outer membrane beta-barrel protein produces the protein MLRSTVGLWSLSIAVMFIAAARQPAAAAECTPVTADCDALQCDTDTVAQTGSLASLLNDCRETSGVAMGGWISTGLTLNGDGNRSGTGNAPYGYNNVSDGVVVNQIWMFAERQIADDGLDWGFRIDALFGTDGPDNQAFADQTWDFGWDSGRDYGAAIPQMYADVRIDDLAIRAGYFLTPIGWESVPAPLNFFYSHSYTFYYSEPNTHSGFLATYDVNDRLTLSGGWTMGMDSSFANDLHASTFLGGATLAISEQTTLTWSLLAGDWGDGTGHDGVPSDEGDIYIHSLILEHQVSDRCSYVLHNDLGANTNQATAPDAHWYAIVQYLMFEINDAWQAGTRVEWFRDDGGVRVGDSAADAGDYFELTLGLNWHHESQWIVRPEVRWDAAGGGLQPFDDGSEDDFFTYAVNAVRTF, from the coding sequence ATGCTTCGATCCACCGTTGGACTTTGGTCGCTTAGCATCGCGGTGATGTTTATCGCCGCGGCGCGACAACCCGCTGCGGCCGCCGAGTGTACACCTGTCACCGCCGATTGCGACGCGCTGCAGTGCGATACTGACACAGTCGCCCAGACCGGTTCGCTTGCATCGCTGCTGAACGACTGTCGAGAAACGTCGGGCGTGGCGATGGGCGGTTGGATCTCGACGGGACTGACGCTAAACGGCGACGGCAATCGCAGCGGAACCGGGAACGCACCGTATGGATACAACAACGTTTCCGATGGCGTCGTCGTCAATCAGATCTGGATGTTTGCCGAGCGGCAGATCGCCGACGATGGGCTCGACTGGGGCTTCCGAATCGACGCGTTGTTTGGCACCGATGGGCCGGACAACCAAGCGTTTGCCGATCAGACCTGGGACTTCGGTTGGGATTCGGGACGCGATTACGGCGCGGCGATCCCTCAAATGTATGCCGACGTGCGGATCGACGACCTTGCGATCCGAGCCGGCTATTTTCTGACTCCGATCGGTTGGGAAAGCGTTCCGGCACCGCTGAACTTCTTCTATTCGCACAGCTACACGTTCTATTATTCCGAACCAAACACGCACAGCGGATTCCTGGCGACCTACGACGTCAACGATCGGCTGACCCTGAGCGGCGGCTGGACGATGGGAATGGACAGCAGTTTCGCAAACGATTTGCACGCGTCGACGTTTCTCGGCGGAGCGACGTTGGCCATCAGTGAGCAGACGACGCTGACCTGGTCGCTGCTGGCTGGCGACTGGGGCGATGGAACCGGACACGATGGCGTGCCCAGCGATGAAGGCGACATCTACATCCACAGCTTGATCCTCGAGCATCAGGTCTCCGATCGCTGCAGTTATGTCCTGCACAACGATCTCGGTGCAAACACGAACCAAGCCACCGCCCCCGACGCTCACTGGTACGCGATCGTTCAGTACCTGATGTTTGAAATCAACGACGCTTGGCAGGCGGGAACTCGCGTCGAATGGTTCCGCGACGACGGGGGAGTCCGCGTTGGCGATAGTGCTGCCGACGCGGGTGATTACTTTGAATTGACGCTGGGGCTGAACTGGCATCACGAGTCGCAGTGGATCGTCCGCCCGGAAGTGCGGTGGGATGCCGCCGGCGGAGGACTTCAGCCCTTCGACGACGGAAGCGAAGACGATTTCTTCACCTACGCAGTGAACGCGGTCCGCACGTTCTAG
- a CDS encoding protein adenylyltransferase SelO, with the protein MQLQIDDHFIHALPSDPDRSNQRRQVRGAAYSFVTPRVPSQPTLLHAAADVAAMIGLSEEDLKAKRFTDVFSGAVVPEGADPYAMCYGGHQFGNWAGQLGDGRAINLAEVSHEGVRHTLQLKGAGETPYSRMADGLAVLRSSLREHLCSEAMFHLGVATTRSLSLIATGDAVLRDVMYDGHPEYEPGAVVCRVAPSFIRFGSFEILASRGEIDLLRQLADYTIGHYFPTLDADAPDYIEFFREVSQRTMAMIVDWQRVGFVHGVMNTDNMSIHGVTIDYGPYGWLEGYDHGWTPNTTDRQHRRYRYGNQPQIALWNLAQLASAISPLVDDVQPLRDVLEDFQQEFPKRYFEMMAAKIGLDRFQAGDEALCNDLEDVLQLTETDMTIFFRRLASIPSDLDLQRGVEFLQPVADAFYDPAQVTGEVLERWRSWFTSYTERLRQSEETQPDRMARMNSVNPKYVLRNYMAQMAIDKATQGDLSLIDELYDLLRDPYAEQPDRETWFAKRPDWARDKVGCSMLSCSS; encoded by the coding sequence GTGCAACTTCAAATCGACGACCACTTCATCCACGCATTGCCTTCCGATCCCGATCGTTCCAATCAGCGACGGCAGGTCCGCGGCGCAGCCTATTCGTTTGTCACGCCGCGGGTTCCTTCGCAACCGACGCTGCTGCATGCGGCTGCTGATGTCGCCGCTATGATCGGATTGTCGGAGGAGGATCTGAAGGCGAAACGCTTCACCGACGTCTTCAGCGGAGCCGTCGTTCCCGAGGGAGCCGATCCGTATGCGATGTGTTACGGCGGGCATCAGTTTGGTAATTGGGCCGGTCAGTTGGGCGACGGTCGAGCGATCAATTTGGCTGAAGTCAGCCACGAAGGCGTGCGGCATACGTTGCAGTTGAAGGGAGCTGGTGAAACGCCTTACTCGCGGATGGCCGATGGACTGGCCGTGCTGCGATCGTCGCTGCGAGAGCATCTGTGCAGCGAAGCGATGTTCCATTTGGGCGTCGCCACCACTCGCTCGCTGTCGTTGATCGCAACGGGCGACGCGGTGCTGCGCGATGTGATGTACGACGGCCACCCGGAATATGAGCCCGGCGCGGTCGTCTGTCGCGTCGCACCAAGCTTCATCCGTTTCGGAAGCTTTGAAATCCTGGCGTCGCGCGGCGAGATCGACCTGCTGCGCCAGCTGGCGGATTACACGATCGGGCACTACTTTCCCACGCTCGATGCCGACGCACCGGACTACATCGAATTCTTCCGCGAGGTTTCTCAGCGGACGATGGCGATGATCGTCGATTGGCAGCGAGTTGGGTTTGTCCACGGTGTCATGAACACCGACAACATGTCGATCCATGGCGTGACGATCGATTATGGGCCCTATGGTTGGTTGGAGGGCTACGATCATGGATGGACGCCTAACACAACCGATCGCCAGCACCGCAGGTATCGGTATGGCAACCAGCCTCAAATTGCACTTTGGAATCTTGCTCAACTAGCCAGCGCGATCTCGCCGCTGGTCGATGATGTCCAACCGCTGCGCGATGTGTTGGAAGATTTTCAGCAGGAGTTTCCGAAGCGGTACTTTGAGATGATGGCTGCGAAGATTGGCTTGGATCGCTTCCAAGCGGGAGACGAAGCGTTGTGCAACGATCTCGAGGACGTCTTGCAGTTGACCGAAACCGATATGACGATCTTCTTCCGCCGGCTGGCATCCATCCCCAGCGATCTCGATCTGCAGCGTGGCGTCGAGTTTTTGCAGCCTGTCGCCGATGCGTTTTATGATCCCGCTCAGGTGACCGGCGAGGTGTTGGAGCGTTGGCGCAGCTGGTTCACGTCGTACACCGAGCGATTGCGGCAGAGCGAAGAAACGCAGCCGGATCGGATGGCGCGGATGAACTCGGTGAATCCGAAATATGTGCTCCGCAACTACATGGCACAAATGGCGATTGACAAGGCGACGCAGGGCGATCTGTCGTTGATCGATGAACTGTACGATCTGCTGCGAGATCCCTACGCCGAACAACCCGACCGGGAAACGTGGTTCGCCAAACGCCCGGACTGGGCGCGGGATAAGGTCGGATGTTCGATGTTGTCGTGCAGTTCGTAA
- a CDS encoding porin codes for MRFLPVIASIVALIVSQDSVPAIGQESMIASNAVVPASYDAAAAGTPPAADQICDIADPHSPWTPGDGVSASAQLRRFSDSIRVGYDDGFVIASLRERDLEAEAFPFRLKVNGWGQLRHTASDVALPNTDLNQFQMKRARLILSGNAFLPDLTYFTQFDGRSSSGDDMRLLDFYLSYDIGHSQFGFEKGTFGFRAGKYKMPFTMARWLSGKEFEFSDRSVASTYFDVNRSLAVGLFGESKHTAIPIEWETAIFNGFVTGGAETGSSGNLDDNFAYSIRLQGYPIGDWGDSQLADFESHDRLAMRVGCAFAGTTISRNGSTEFNTPRVVDSGQTFASILPLAVDSYHVSQFALDASFKWRGWSSTMEYYFRNLSDFEGPGIPSLLDHGFWFQLGFFVVPEKLQVLTRWSRVDGDSGTLGASDQSTDEVGAGLAWYLRGNRAKIVTDVTRLDGAPINSSALDVNPGDRGWLYRTQMQFSF; via the coding sequence GTGCGTTTTCTTCCCGTAATCGCATCGATTGTCGCACTGATTGTTTCGCAGGATAGCGTTCCCGCGATCGGTCAGGAATCGATGATCGCTAGCAACGCGGTCGTCCCCGCCAGTTACGACGCGGCTGCCGCTGGGACGCCCCCCGCGGCGGATCAGATCTGCGACATCGCTGACCCGCATTCGCCCTGGACGCCCGGCGACGGCGTATCTGCCTCCGCCCAACTGCGTCGCTTTTCGGACAGCATCCGCGTCGGCTACGACGATGGATTTGTGATCGCCAGCCTACGCGAACGCGATCTGGAGGCCGAAGCGTTTCCGTTCCGGTTGAAGGTCAACGGATGGGGGCAATTGCGTCATACCGCGTCGGACGTGGCTCTCCCCAATACCGACCTGAATCAGTTCCAAATGAAGCGAGCGCGGTTGATCCTTTCCGGCAACGCGTTCCTCCCCGACCTGACTTATTTCACGCAGTTCGACGGTCGCAGCAGCAGCGGCGACGACATGCGGCTGCTCGACTTCTATCTCAGCTACGACATCGGGCATTCGCAATTCGGATTCGAGAAGGGGACGTTTGGTTTCCGCGCCGGCAAATACAAGATGCCCTTCACCATGGCTCGCTGGCTGTCGGGCAAAGAGTTTGAGTTCAGCGATCGGTCGGTTGCGAGCACCTACTTCGACGTCAACCGCAGCCTCGCCGTCGGGCTGTTTGGAGAATCGAAGCACACCGCGATTCCGATCGAATGGGAAACCGCGATCTTCAACGGGTTTGTGACCGGCGGTGCGGAGACGGGCAGCAGCGGCAACCTGGACGACAACTTCGCCTATTCGATTCGGCTGCAGGGCTATCCGATCGGCGACTGGGGCGATTCTCAATTGGCCGATTTTGAATCGCACGATCGACTGGCGATGCGAGTCGGATGCGCCTTTGCCGGCACGACGATCAGCCGCAACGGATCGACCGAATTCAACACGCCGCGCGTCGTCGATTCGGGTCAGACCTTTGCCTCGATTCTGCCGCTAGCCGTCGACAGCTATCACGTTTCCCAGTTCGCTCTGGACGCATCGTTCAAGTGGCGCGGATGGTCGTCGACGATGGAGTATTACTTTCGCAACCTGAGCGATTTCGAGGGGCCAGGGATCCCAAGTCTGTTAGACCATGGGTTCTGGTTTCAATTGGGATTTTTTGTCGTCCCAGAAAAGCTGCAAGTGCTGACCCGTTGGTCTCGAGTCGACGGCGACTCGGGGACGCTGGGAGCGAGCGACCAGAGCACCGACGAGGTCGGGGCGGGACTTGCATGGTATCTGCGCGGCAATCGAGCCAAAATAGTCACCGACGTCACCCGGCTCGATGGCGCTCCGATCAATTCGTCGGCGCTGGACGTCAATCCCGGCGATCGCGGATGGCTGTATCGCACGCAGATGCAATTCAGCTTCTGA
- a CDS encoding esterase/lipase family protein, whose amino-acid sequence MRKRLFPNLLCHAILLVAITGCGCMRSDRLRSPTLVSPSLAACSYEGWLGLGSLIAGQGKIDDFERYRLQASLHPTAESSTALGERAYAVAERLHGQCDHRAVDYWAQTIAWLDDGRRRCGVSGGKDPSDRIARVRHSALIRILSCGQKYGRLDPASHLTLHADAGPIQVPIVHDGFAWRQSDFQRLMVFESPASALGNVCGRGVPLIVFTSKKEGQHAASGCGDGCDTCCSTDPSTDNRCEKFLDSRLPFAATALLDLPVSLFQNRAACDDAETDRFSAATMRLVNPLASDLPETYAGIAKSPAMPLYYARQSSQYNPVVAFIGGDNGIDRPELKFLEPYQPDKIPLILVHGLLSNPATFLEVADAVRADPQLASRYQIWVFRYPTGDEFLQSTAVMRQQLAAAFACHTGGSPDQRHPHRAVIVGHSLGGLLSKLQVTSSGDRLWRSIADVPLDQLRGTPQYIAHLRRSFFFEASPNIGRVVYIATPHRGSPWAARCIGRIGSSLAGYRSEDKRDFQQLAAANPGVFSGEFSDSLPSSVDLLRPNSQLLEALAATPSSPHVIVNSIIGDCFRLPRAGPSDRVVPVSSAYRKEAESTAYVDASHTAILRSSAAHAELLKILRRHLQETASGECRCRLERPEIELAPAI is encoded by the coding sequence GTGCGCAAGCGTCTGTTTCCAAACCTGTTGTGCCATGCGATTCTGCTGGTCGCGATCACCGGCTGTGGATGCATGCGCTCCGACCGGTTGCGATCGCCGACGCTGGTCAGTCCATCCCTGGCCGCCTGCAGCTATGAAGGATGGCTTGGGCTGGGATCGTTGATCGCGGGCCAGGGAAAGATCGACGACTTTGAGCGTTATCGCCTGCAGGCTTCGCTGCATCCAACTGCAGAATCGTCGACGGCGCTTGGGGAACGAGCCTACGCAGTCGCGGAACGGCTGCACGGCCAATGCGACCACCGCGCTGTCGACTATTGGGCGCAGACGATCGCTTGGCTAGACGATGGCCGCCGGCGTTGTGGCGTCAGTGGCGGGAAAGATCCCAGCGACCGAATCGCCCGCGTCCGCCACAGTGCACTGATTCGGATCCTTTCGTGTGGCCAGAAGTACGGCCGGCTCGACCCCGCATCCCACCTGACGCTACACGCCGACGCGGGGCCGATTCAGGTTCCCATCGTGCACGATGGGTTTGCTTGGCGGCAGAGCGACTTTCAACGCCTGATGGTCTTTGAGTCGCCCGCTTCGGCGCTCGGCAATGTCTGCGGCCGCGGCGTCCCCCTGATCGTGTTCACCTCCAAAAAAGAGGGCCAGCATGCAGCGTCTGGTTGCGGCGACGGCTGCGATACGTGTTGCAGCACCGATCCGTCAACGGACAACCGCTGCGAGAAATTCTTAGATTCACGGCTGCCCTTTGCCGCAACGGCGCTGTTGGATCTGCCGGTCTCGCTGTTTCAAAACCGAGCGGCGTGCGACGACGCGGAAACCGATCGATTCTCCGCGGCGACGATGCGATTGGTCAATCCATTGGCCAGCGACCTGCCGGAGACTTACGCCGGAATTGCCAAGAGCCCCGCGATGCCGCTCTACTACGCGCGTCAGAGCAGTCAGTACAACCCGGTCGTCGCCTTCATCGGAGGCGATAATGGTATCGATCGGCCCGAACTGAAATTCCTCGAACCGTACCAACCCGACAAGATCCCATTGATTCTGGTGCACGGTTTGCTTTCGAATCCGGCTACGTTTCTCGAAGTTGCCGATGCCGTGCGAGCCGATCCGCAGTTGGCTAGCCGCTACCAAATCTGGGTCTTTCGTTATCCCACGGGGGACGAATTTCTGCAGTCGACCGCCGTCATGCGTCAGCAACTCGCCGCAGCATTTGCATGCCACACCGGCGGTTCGCCCGACCAGCGCCACCCGCACCGCGCCGTGATCGTGGGGCACAGTTTGGGCGGCTTGTTATCCAAGCTGCAGGTCACCAGCAGCGGAGATCGGTTGTGGCGTTCGATCGCCGACGTGCCATTGGATCAGTTGCGAGGAACACCGCAATATATCGCCCATCTCCGGCGATCGTTCTTCTTTGAAGCCAGCCCCAATATCGGACGCGTCGTCTACATCGCCACGCCTCACCGTGGATCCCCTTGGGCCGCTCGCTGCATCGGCCGGATTGGATCCTCGTTGGCCGGATATCGTTCCGAGGACAAGCGGGATTTCCAACAGCTGGCCGCAGCCAATCCAGGCGTCTTCTCGGGCGAGTTCTCCGACTCGCTGCCGTCGAGCGTCGATCTGTTGCGTCCTAATAGCCAGTTGTTAGAAGCCCTCGCAGCCACCCCGTCGTCGCCCCATGTGATCGTCAACTCGATCATCGGGGATTGTTTTCGCTTGCCGCGAGCTGGCCCCTCCGACCGCGTCGTTCCCGTCTCCAGCGCCTATCGCAAGGAAGCCGAATCGACAGCGTACGTCGATGCATCGCATACCGCGATCCTGCGTTCGAGCGCGGCGCACGCCGAGTTGCTGAAGATCTTGAGACGCCATCTTCAGGAGACTGCATCCGGCGAATGTCGGTGTCGTCTCGAGCGTCCAGAAATCGAACTCGCCCCCGCGATCTAG
- the rny gene encoding ribonuclease Y: protein MNALDNILGLQLHLLATVDKDSASEFGLWLVSTSTLILLALAGALFGFCSNWLYQRTLDKRGIRQAKLDSEAMIEKAKLETESIHKNAALEAKEIVIRHKAEADEEISRVKESLRETRHELESRAATLAQSEEGLKKQERGLENTQRRLAQQLEAVNRKRERLDQLTDEKQKILQQASGMSKEEASKQLMQTLQMELDQEIGTAILHHERHLSESLDAKAREMLLTAMQRYAAVHTAENTTSTVDIPNDDMKGRIIGREGRNIRAFEKATGIDVIIDDSPGVVIVSGFDPVRRELARQSLDKLISDGRIHPSRIEEVVAQTSKDLDEFIRRKGEEAADEVNVPGLNKRIIEMLGRLHFRTSYSQNVLRHSIEVAYFSSMIAEMIGLDPDVARRCGLLHDIGKAADHELEGGHPKIGADLLKRHNESPEVVHAAFGHHDEIITEFPYTVLVATADACSASRPGARRESLERYVKRMEELESIATDFDGVEQAFAIQAGRELRVIANSKITDDAKAAAICRNIAKAFEQQLTYPGEIKVTVVRESRFTELAR, encoded by the coding sequence ATGAACGCGCTAGACAACATCTTGGGGCTCCAGCTCCATCTGCTGGCGACAGTCGATAAGGATTCGGCATCGGAGTTTGGCCTCTGGTTGGTCTCCACATCGACCTTGATTCTGCTCGCCCTCGCCGGGGCGCTGTTCGGTTTCTGCAGCAACTGGCTCTACCAGCGGACGCTCGACAAACGCGGTATCCGCCAGGCGAAGCTCGATTCCGAAGCGATGATCGAAAAGGCGAAGCTGGAGACCGAATCGATCCACAAAAACGCGGCCTTGGAAGCAAAGGAGATCGTGATCCGGCACAAGGCGGAAGCGGACGAGGAGATCAGCCGAGTCAAGGAATCGCTTCGTGAGACGCGTCACGAATTGGAATCTCGCGCCGCCACGCTGGCTCAATCCGAAGAGGGGCTGAAGAAGCAGGAACGAGGGCTCGAGAACACCCAACGGCGGCTGGCTCAACAGCTCGAAGCGGTTAATCGCAAACGCGAGCGGCTGGATCAACTGACCGATGAAAAGCAGAAGATCCTGCAGCAGGCGAGCGGGATGTCGAAGGAGGAGGCGTCGAAGCAGTTGATGCAGACGCTGCAGATGGAACTGGATCAAGAGATCGGTACGGCGATCCTGCACCACGAACGCCACCTCTCCGAATCGCTCGATGCCAAGGCCCGCGAGATGCTTCTGACGGCGATGCAGCGGTACGCCGCGGTGCACACCGCCGAGAACACGACAAGCACCGTCGACATCCCCAACGACGATATGAAGGGGCGGATCATCGGCCGCGAGGGACGCAACATCCGCGCGTTCGAAAAGGCGACCGGGATCGACGTGATCATCGACGATTCTCCCGGCGTGGTGATCGTCAGCGGATTTGATCCGGTTCGCCGCGAACTGGCTCGCCAATCGCTCGACAAACTGATCTCCGACGGCCGCATCCATCCCTCGCGGATCGAGGAAGTCGTCGCACAGACGTCGAAGGATCTCGACGAATTCATCCGTCGCAAGGGAGAAGAAGCTGCCGACGAAGTCAACGTGCCGGGGCTGAACAAGCGGATCATCGAGATGCTCGGCCGCCTGCACTTCCGCACCAGTTACAGCCAAAACGTGTTGCGACACAGCATCGAAGTCGCCTACTTCTCCAGCATGATCGCCGAGATGATCGGCTTGGATCCCGATGTCGCTCGCCGCTGCGGCTTGCTGCACGACATCGGCAAAGCGGCCGACCACGAACTCGAAGGGGGCCACCCCAAGATCGGTGCCGACCTATTAAAGCGGCACAACGAATCGCCCGAAGTCGTCCACGCAGCTTTCGGCCACCACGACGAGATCATCACCGAATTCCCCTACACGGTGCTCGTCGCGACAGCGGATGCTTGCAGCGCCAGTCGCCCCGGTGCTCGACGCGAATCGCTGGAACGGTACGTCAAACGGATGGAAGAGCTCGAATCGATCGCCACCGATTTCGATGGCGTCGAACAAGCGTTTGCGATCCAAGCGGGACGCGAGCTGCGAGTGATCGCCAACTCCAAGATCACCGACGACGCCAAAGCGGCAGCGATCTGCCGCAACATCGCCAAGGCGTTCGAGCAACAGTTGACGTATCCCGGCGAGATCAAAGTCACCGTGGTCCGCGAGAGCCGGTTCACCGAACTAGCCCGCTAG